The following proteins are co-located in the Triticum aestivum cultivar Chinese Spring chromosome 1A, IWGSC CS RefSeq v2.1, whole genome shotgun sequence genome:
- the LOC123040210 gene encoding adenine nucleotide transporter BT1, chloroplastic/mitochondrial has product MSNKSGGVRLQCAEATAADWGCCFLSLSVPPPPPAAPCDADSNGGFNLAWTLHQSFHPPAGLFASVGHKVGVCFPASSSGAASSGNPRDPLRKYVSPEAVETSLPVPGDGVGLRGKGKKKAVRIKIKVGNSHLKRLISGGIAGAVSRTVVAPLETIRTHLMVGSNGNSSTEVFDSIMKNEGWTGLFRGNFVNVIRVAPSKAIELFAFDTAKKFLTPKSGEEQKIPIPPSLVAGAFAGVSSTLCTYPLELIKTRLTIQRGVYDNFLHAFVKIVREEGPAELYRGLTPSLIGVVPYAATNYFAYDTLKKVYKKMFKTNEIGNVPTLLIGSAAGAISSTATFPLEVARKHMQVGAVGGRKVYKNMLHALLTILEDEGVGGLYRGLGPSCMKLVPAAGISFMCYEACKKILIEEENE; this is encoded by the exons ATGAGCAACAAGAGCGGCGGCGTGCGGTTGCAATGCGCGGAGGCGACGGCAGCGGATTGGGGCTGCTGCTTCCTCTCCCTCTCcgtgccaccacctccacctgcgGCTCCCTGTGACGCAGATAGCAATGGTGGATTCAACCTGGCATGGACCCTCCACCAGTCCTTCCACCCACCCGCTGGTCTCTTTGCCAGCGTCGGCCACAAGGTGGGGGTGTGcttcccggcctcctcctccggcgccgcatCGTCGGGAAACCCCCGAGACCCGCTCAGAAAGTACGTTTCACCGGAGGCCGTCGAAACATCCCTGCCGGTGCCGGGTGACGGAGTGGGGTTgcgggggaaggggaagaagaaagcGGTGAGGATCAAGATTAAGGTTGGGAATTCACACCTCAAGAGGCTCATCAGTGGGGGGATTGCAGGAGCAGTGTCAAGGACAGTTGTGGCGCCTTTGGAGACGATTAGGACACATTTGATGGTCGGCAGCAATGGGAATTCATCTACGGAGGTGTTTGACTCCATCATGAAGAATGAAGGATGGACTGGGTTGTTCCGCGGCAATTTTGTTAATGTCATTCGAGTCGCCCCGAGCAAAGCAATCGAG CTTTTTGCCTTTGATACAGCTAAGAAGTTCCTAACCCCCAAATCTGGGGAAGAACAGAAGATCCCAATCCCTCCTTCACTAGTGGCAGGAGCTTTTGCTGGTGTCAGCTCAACTCTGTGTACATACCCTCTGGAACTAATTAAGACTCGATTAACCATACAG AGAGGTGTGTATGATAACTTCCTCCATGCATTTGTGAAAATTGTCCGTGAAGAAGGCCCTGCTGAGCTGTATAGAGGCTTAACCCCAAGTCTAATCGGAGTGGTGCCATATGCAGCAACCAACTACTTCGCGTATGACACCCTTAAGAAGGTGTACAAGAAAATGTTCAAGACAAATGAAATCGGCAACGTTCCAACCCTGCTCATTGGGTCTGCTGCAGGAGCCATCTCAAGCACTGCCACATTTCCTCTCGAGGTTGCCCGCAAGCACATGCAAGTCGGAGCTGTTGGCGGCCGGAAGGTATACAAGAACATGCTTCACGCTCTCCTGACCATTCTCGAGGACGAAGGGGTTGGGGGCCTCTACAGAGGACTGGGGCCTAGTTGCATGAAGCTGGTGCCTGCTGCTGGGATTTCGTTTATGTGCTACGAAGCTTGCAAGAAGATACTGATTGAGGAAGAGAACGAATGA
- the LOC123040218 gene encoding uncharacterized protein At2g34160: MSGDAAEAQRARAANGSGGGGGGSSNRIQVSNTKKPLFFYVNLAKRYMQQHGEVELSALGMAIATVVTVAEILKNNGFAFETRIRTSTVEIKDEMRGRPIQKAKIEIVLRKSDKFDELMATAAEEEAAEDEEEQT, translated from the exons ATGTCGGGCGACGCGGCGGAGGCGCAGAGAGCGAGGGCCGccaacggcagcggcggcggcggcggcgggagcagcAACCGGATTCAGGTGTCCAACACCAAGAAACCCCTCTTCTTCTACGTCAACCTCGCCAAG AGGTACATGCAGCAGCACGGCGAGGTCGAGCTCTCCGCGCTCGGCATGG CCATAGCAACGGTCGTGACAGTGGCAGAGATTCTGAAGAACAATGGTTTCGCATTCGAGACAA GGATTAGGACATCTACTGTGGAAATCAAGGATGAGATGAGAGGGCGGCCAATCCAAAAGGCCAAG ATTGAGATAGTGCTGCGGAAGAGCGATAAGTTTGATGAGTTGATGGCCACAgctgcggaggaggaggcagcagaaGACGAGGAGGAGCAGACCTAG